One segment of Arthrobacter sp. MMS18-M83 DNA contains the following:
- a CDS encoding cupin domain-containing protein → MSSESQPNWREHGVKIIAGSQLDLNTPQTPGMSRAAAITHARAGANKLWAGTVTIDANAKTGAHHHGELESVIYVVSGRARMRWGDNLEFVAEAGPGDFIFVPPFVPHQEINASKTEALSCVLVRSGQDPVVINLEIEPVEPPEEVYWVDPIHPHP, encoded by the coding sequence ATGAGCTCTGAGTCACAGCCAAATTGGCGCGAGCACGGAGTCAAGATCATTGCGGGATCGCAACTCGATCTGAATACGCCGCAAACGCCTGGCATGTCAAGAGCGGCCGCAATCACACACGCCCGGGCGGGGGCCAACAAACTTTGGGCAGGCACAGTCACCATTGATGCCAATGCCAAGACCGGGGCTCACCATCATGGAGAACTGGAAAGTGTCATATACGTTGTCAGCGGCCGGGCACGTATGCGATGGGGCGACAACCTAGAGTTTGTCGCAGAGGCGGGGCCCGGCGATTTTATTTTTGTTCCCCCGTTCGTACCCCATCAAGAGATCAACGCGAGCAAGACCGAGGCTCTCAGTTGCGTGCTTGTCCGCAGCGGTCAGGATCCAGTTGTCATCAACCTGGAGATCGAGCCTGTCGAGCCGCCGGAAGAAGTCTACTGGGTCGATCCGATTCATCCGCACCCCTGA
- a CDS encoding sulfite oxidase, whose product MALFVVRHQHSAERCLTQDPRMGAMLLNHLGRPNARQYGVEIQGEAVVQGEHTLYFIAEASDENRLRDFMQTFQGMGSLDIYPASTWALAVAGGGCGTPAPMSESASAIDPADACQQAIDAGLVVQRVHPLNCETPIPALIGAMVPNAHFYVRNHFQIPNLDPSVFRLEVGGFVKRKLSLSLDDLRNLPSQTLTVTLECAGNGRALFEPSIEGEKWNLGAVSTAEWTGVPLVEVLDRAGAQPTAREVLFRGADGGTVAGRLGPVRFERSLRLDQCHDTDLLLAYAMNGEPLPVQHGYPLRLVVPDWYAVASVKWLTGIELLDRPFHGHYQHDKYWYEWERDGEPVREPATLQRVRALITEPAPDHQTRRGDVAIRGVAWSGAGPIDRVEIRVGGGGWQPAHLVGERKRHSWQPWEQIISVPEPGILTVQARATDLAGRTQPERAEWNRLGYGNNSIHQIDVRII is encoded by the coding sequence ATGGCTCTGTTTGTTGTGCGTCATCAGCATTCAGCTGAGCGATGCCTCACGCAGGACCCCCGTATGGGAGCCATGCTGTTGAATCACCTGGGCCGCCCGAACGCCAGGCAGTACGGCGTGGAGATCCAGGGCGAGGCGGTTGTACAGGGTGAGCACACGCTGTATTTCATCGCGGAGGCCAGCGACGAGAACCGCCTGCGTGACTTCATGCAGACGTTCCAAGGGATGGGCAGCCTGGACATCTACCCCGCCTCTACGTGGGCCCTCGCCGTCGCCGGCGGCGGCTGCGGCACGCCAGCGCCTATGAGTGAGTCCGCGTCGGCGATCGATCCCGCGGATGCCTGCCAGCAGGCTATCGACGCCGGCCTGGTTGTTCAGCGTGTGCACCCACTCAACTGCGAGACCCCGATTCCGGCGCTGATCGGCGCCATGGTGCCCAACGCCCATTTTTACGTGCGCAATCACTTCCAGATCCCAAACCTTGACCCGTCCGTCTTCCGGCTTGAGGTCGGCGGGTTCGTGAAACGGAAGCTCAGCCTCAGCCTGGACGATTTGCGCAACCTTCCCTCACAAACCCTCACCGTCACCCTCGAGTGCGCCGGCAACGGCCGCGCACTCTTTGAGCCATCGATCGAGGGCGAGAAATGGAACCTGGGGGCCGTGAGCACCGCGGAATGGACAGGTGTGCCGCTGGTGGAAGTGCTGGATCGGGCCGGTGCGCAGCCGACTGCGCGCGAGGTCCTGTTCAGAGGCGCAGACGGCGGGACCGTGGCGGGCCGCTTGGGACCCGTCCGCTTCGAGCGCAGCCTCCGGCTCGACCAGTGCCACGACACCGACCTGCTGCTGGCCTACGCGATGAATGGCGAACCGTTGCCGGTGCAGCACGGCTATCCCCTGCGCCTGGTGGTTCCCGACTGGTATGCCGTGGCATCGGTCAAATGGTTGACCGGCATCGAGCTCCTCGATCGGCCGTTCCATGGCCACTACCAACACGATAAGTACTGGTACGAATGGGAACGCGACGGCGAACCCGTCCGCGAGCCGGCGACGCTGCAGAGGGTACGGGCCCTGATCACCGAGCCGGCGCCCGACCACCAGACCCGGCGCGGCGACGTCGCTATCCGCGGCGTGGCTTGGTCCGGGGCCGGTCCGATCGACCGGGTCGAAATCAGAGTGGGCGGAGGAGGCTGGCAGCCCGCCCACCTCGTCGGCGAACGCAAGCGCCACAGCTGGCAGCCGTGGGAGCAGATCATTAGCGTCCCGGAGCCCGGCATACTGACTGTGCAGGCCCGCGCAACCGACCTTGCCGGCCGAACCCAGCCCGAACGGGCCGAGTGGAACCGCCTTGGCTACGGCAACAACTCGATCCATCAGATCGATGTCCGCATCATCTGA
- a CDS encoding galactose oxidase early set domain-containing protein, whose translation MTSAGTEVLAATSVGSNLVVNPSLEDGTSFPACFSKAGWGTAGVWSITAGHTGTRAVTVQISNYASGDQKLLQSENTACAPAVSAGAVYNLGIWYQSTVAVSLTMFRHTSSGWTYWGDIGQVPASSTWAQATGTTPAIPSGTDQVAFGLSINTNGTLTTDDYSLFATAVPTPPPPGQLVANGNLSQGTPTPDCFTTSGWGNRTVTEGLSTDVPINSAAGTRSYTYTVGSYVSGDIKLLESETPGCAPSVTAGTQYNVSIDYKSTSASNALTIFKHDSTGWSYWTDVKTLPASSSWTTMTAVTAPIPSGVDSISFGISLSGNGTLFTTNYSLQLPGPPPPAGTPSQVGSWQILNTSMPVRDIHSTLLSDGRLLLIAGSGNQAGAFAAGTFQAVVWDPNANTFTTVPVPYDMFCTGHATLRDGKVLIAGGTAAFPTAAQGPTTFTGSAHSYYFDPADNQFHQVTDMQGGHWYPTLTKLGNGDIWSAGGLNENASGSVLTEMFSSSAMTWLNKNSVPQTWSFWGLYPHMYLLNDGRLFYSGAHTFGNGLPGSGASLYNWQTAQMWDVAGLRSKDLRDQAGSVLLPPAQDQRVMIVGGGNTQTNTPGINLVDIIDLNQASPAYVPGPDLPGPGKLYVNLLNLPDRTVFSADGAQYNRSGNVSTAALYRPGSNSWLSIDPDPVGRNYHSSAILLPDGRVAVLGSNPMDNTFELRISVYSPPYLFQNGRPGITTAPASATYGQSFGLQVSGTIKSASLMSPMSATHQTDTNARLVDLPLTGSGTLITATVPTSSNLLPPGPYMLTVLDTNNVPSVARWVWIS comes from the coding sequence ATGACCTCCGCTGGCACTGAAGTGCTCGCAGCGACGAGCGTTGGTTCGAACCTGGTGGTCAATCCGTCCCTGGAGGACGGCACCTCTTTTCCCGCTTGTTTTTCGAAGGCCGGGTGGGGTACCGCCGGAGTGTGGTCGATAACTGCCGGGCACACCGGAACACGCGCTGTCACCGTCCAGATTTCGAACTACGCCAGCGGTGACCAGAAACTCCTGCAGTCAGAAAACACAGCCTGCGCGCCGGCCGTTTCTGCCGGGGCTGTCTACAACCTGGGGATTTGGTACCAGTCGACGGTTGCTGTGTCGCTGACAATGTTCAGACACACCTCCAGCGGCTGGACGTACTGGGGTGACATTGGGCAGGTACCGGCGTCAAGCACTTGGGCGCAGGCGACAGGCACCACGCCAGCTATCCCGAGCGGTACCGATCAAGTCGCCTTTGGCTTGTCCATCAACACGAACGGGACCCTCACCACCGACGACTACTCGTTGTTCGCCACGGCAGTGCCCACACCGCCCCCGCCAGGACAGCTTGTTGCCAACGGAAATCTCTCCCAAGGGACGCCGACGCCGGATTGCTTCACAACCAGTGGGTGGGGTAACCGAACCGTGACGGAAGGCCTGTCAACGGACGTGCCGATCAATTCGGCGGCTGGAACTCGGTCCTATACCTACACCGTTGGCTCCTACGTCTCGGGGGACATCAAACTCCTTGAATCAGAGACGCCCGGCTGTGCTCCGTCCGTGACTGCGGGTACCCAGTACAACGTCTCCATCGATTACAAGTCAACATCGGCCAGCAATGCGCTCACGATCTTCAAGCACGACTCGACCGGCTGGTCATACTGGACGGATGTGAAAACGCTGCCCGCGTCCAGCTCTTGGACAACAATGACGGCTGTCACCGCGCCCATCCCTAGCGGGGTGGACAGTATCTCCTTCGGTATCTCACTTTCCGGCAACGGCACTCTCTTCACGACGAACTACTCGTTGCAGCTTCCAGGACCCCCGCCACCGGCCGGGACCCCTTCCCAGGTGGGCTCGTGGCAGATACTCAATACGAGTATGCCAGTCAGGGACATCCACTCAACATTGCTCAGCGACGGCAGGCTCTTGCTCATCGCGGGGTCCGGCAACCAAGCCGGCGCGTTCGCTGCGGGAACGTTCCAGGCCGTGGTTTGGGACCCGAACGCCAACACGTTCACCACCGTGCCGGTGCCATATGACATGTTCTGCACCGGCCATGCGACCCTCCGCGATGGCAAGGTACTGATTGCGGGCGGAACCGCCGCGTTTCCTACGGCAGCCCAAGGCCCGACCACCTTTACCGGATCGGCGCACAGCTACTACTTCGACCCCGCGGACAACCAGTTCCATCAGGTCACGGACATGCAGGGAGGGCACTGGTACCCGACTTTGACAAAGCTGGGCAACGGCGACATCTGGTCCGCCGGAGGCCTGAACGAGAATGCTTCCGGATCGGTACTCACGGAGATGTTCAGCAGTTCTGCAATGACGTGGCTGAACAAGAACAGCGTTCCGCAAACATGGAGCTTCTGGGGTTTGTACCCGCACATGTACTTGCTCAACGATGGTCGTTTGTTCTACTCGGGCGCGCACACATTCGGTAACGGACTTCCGGGATCGGGGGCATCGCTCTACAACTGGCAAACCGCCCAGATGTGGGACGTTGCAGGTCTCAGAAGCAAGGACCTCCGTGACCAGGCGGGGTCGGTTCTCCTGCCGCCTGCCCAGGACCAGCGGGTGATGATCGTCGGCGGTGGCAACACCCAAACCAACACCCCCGGGATCAACCTCGTGGACATCATCGACCTTAATCAGGCGAGTCCCGCATACGTTCCAGGACCCGACCTGCCAGGGCCCGGAAAGCTGTATGTGAACCTGCTCAACCTGCCCGACCGGACAGTCTTCTCCGCGGACGGCGCCCAATACAACCGCTCGGGGAATGTCAGCACTGCGGCCCTTTACCGGCCCGGCAGCAACAGTTGGCTGTCGATCGACCCGGACCCCGTCGGACGGAATTACCATTCATCGGCGATCTTGCTGCCAGATGGACGCGTGGCCGTCCTCGGCTCCAACCCGATGGATAACACCTTCGAACTCCGGATCTCCGTCTACAGCCCGCCCTACCTATTTCAGAACGGGCGCCCCGGCATTACCACGGCACCGGCTTCCGCTACCTACGGGCAGTCGTTCGGACTCCAGGTATCCGGGACCATCAAATCGGCTTCGCTCATGTCGCCGATGTCAGCGACGCATCAGACGGACACCAACGCCAGGCTGGTCGATCTTCCCCTCACCGGAAGCGGCACTTTGATCACGGCGACCGTGCCGACCAGTTCAAACCTACTTCCACCAGGCCCCTACATGCTGACAGTGCTCGATACAAATAACGTGCCAAGCGTCGCCAGATGGGTGTGGATCTCATGA
- a CDS encoding glycosyltransferase, with the protein MFIDAMLYGLATFTALALFAISASTLCLATYAWWTPRTQESTFYAELRPTMRHSFSLIMPCRHESELVMATTLGHLLAQSHPHVEIIISVGDDDPETVTIARKLAAQNPKVVRVIVDTCEVKSKPRQLNSALLKCHNEIVGVFDAESIAAPALLVNIDSCFQANQADVVQGAVQLINYRDTWYSLRNCLEYFTWFRSRLHAHANQGFIPLGGNTVFIKRDLLCAVGGWDANCLAEDCDLGVRLSVLNRRIVVAYSPSLVTREETPDSVRALIKQRTRWSLGFMQVFAKGDWKALPTFRQRAIAWWTLMQQHFMAFAGVCIPVAIFTAVYGNFPLVVTVIAFVPMVPTVASMAFDLCMLREFGRDHGYRIRLYEYLRLVVGTPFYQLLLAIAAVRALAKFLRSDFRWEKTGHSGAHLNYLKAAPVD; encoded by the coding sequence ATGTTCATCGATGCGATGCTCTACGGCCTCGCTACGTTCACTGCTCTGGCACTCTTTGCCATCTCCGCATCTACCTTGTGCCTTGCAACCTATGCCTGGTGGACCCCGAGAACCCAGGAATCGACCTTTTACGCCGAGCTTCGACCCACAATGCGGCACTCATTTTCACTGATCATGCCTTGCCGCCACGAAAGTGAACTTGTCATGGCGACCACCTTGGGCCATCTGCTTGCGCAGTCGCACCCGCACGTGGAAATCATCATTTCCGTTGGCGATGACGATCCTGAAACAGTCACAATCGCCCGTAAGCTCGCGGCACAGAATCCGAAGGTTGTGCGCGTAATCGTGGATACCTGCGAAGTCAAGAGCAAACCGCGCCAATTGAACTCTGCGTTACTGAAGTGCCACAACGAAATCGTGGGCGTGTTTGACGCTGAATCGATTGCCGCACCGGCCTTGCTCGTGAACATTGATAGTTGCTTTCAGGCAAACCAAGCCGATGTGGTCCAGGGAGCGGTGCAGCTGATCAACTACCGTGACACCTGGTATTCGCTTCGCAATTGTCTGGAATACTTCACCTGGTTTCGTTCCCGACTACACGCCCACGCCAACCAGGGGTTCATTCCGCTGGGCGGCAACACGGTTTTTATTAAACGTGATTTGCTTTGTGCGGTTGGCGGCTGGGATGCGAATTGTCTGGCTGAGGACTGCGATCTGGGCGTGCGGTTGTCAGTCCTCAACCGCAGGATTGTCGTGGCGTATTCACCAAGCCTGGTCACCCGGGAAGAAACTCCGGATTCCGTTCGTGCGTTGATCAAGCAACGGACCCGATGGTCTTTGGGTTTCATGCAGGTGTTTGCCAAAGGTGACTGGAAAGCTTTGCCCACCTTCCGGCAACGTGCCATCGCGTGGTGGACGCTGATGCAGCAGCACTTCATGGCCTTCGCAGGGGTGTGCATTCCCGTCGCGATTTTCACAGCCGTCTACGGAAATTTTCCGCTCGTGGTGACGGTGATTGCCTTTGTGCCGATGGTGCCAACTGTCGCGTCGATGGCGTTTGATCTATGCATGCTCAGAGAATTCGGCCGGGACCACGGCTACCGGATCCGTCTCTACGAGTATCTCCGACTGGTGGTCGGCACGCCGTTCTATCAGCTTTTGTTGGCGATCGCCGCGGTGCGCGCATTGGCGAAGTTCCTCAGAAGTGACTTCCGGTGGGAAAAAACCGGACACTCCGGGGCCCACCTGAACTATCTGAAAGCTGCTCCCGTTGACTAG
- a CDS encoding ArnT family glycosyltransferase, producing the protein MSLWNVTNAPDYQDDEGTYTAQAISTTQGSLAPYTYWYDHPPLGWIQLGALAWIPRLLGFDSGTEIGNMRYVMSIFFVANSVFVFLIARRLQIRMVFSVLAVALFCLSPLSLVLGRQVFLDNVGTPWLLLAFYLALSPRLALWTHVGAALCFAAAVLSKETLAIFGPALLIALIHRSKWITRAFSVVGFLTVGALALSSYPLIALLRGELLAGSGHVSLQDALAYQFFSRSGSGALWEQGSGRAQLVAGWMYYDKYLIVAGLVAAVIALFRQRSRWIATGLTLFLLPIVLGTGYLPTMYVIAAIPLLVLAIAVAADILWTAARRAGPSGSMLRRTVSLFTATSMVGGLLVMALPQWFEQDATLLASQNNSDWYSALEWTKTNVPRNETLLAPYSMWQDLRSNGWNGPWEVVALEKMDLDSAVAVHHPHGWREIQWVIEGPTVKPNIRYLNLTNAGLALDHSTIVQSFGAWHIRKVVTNQEAAPLPGPDGAQP; encoded by the coding sequence TTGAGCCTGTGGAACGTCACCAACGCCCCCGACTACCAGGACGACGAAGGCACCTACACGGCTCAGGCTATCTCGACCACACAAGGCAGCTTGGCGCCATACACCTATTGGTACGACCACCCGCCGCTGGGCTGGATCCAACTGGGCGCATTGGCGTGGATCCCGCGATTGCTTGGATTTGATTCGGGGACAGAGATCGGCAACATGCGCTACGTCATGTCGATCTTCTTCGTCGCAAATTCTGTCTTCGTCTTCCTCATCGCCCGCAGGTTGCAGATCCGGATGGTGTTCTCTGTCCTGGCGGTGGCACTTTTCTGCCTGTCGCCGCTCTCCCTGGTCCTAGGGCGCCAAGTCTTCCTGGACAACGTCGGCACCCCCTGGCTCTTGCTGGCCTTCTACCTGGCACTTAGCCCCCGCCTTGCGCTCTGGACCCACGTCGGCGCCGCTCTGTGCTTCGCTGCTGCCGTGTTGTCCAAGGAAACGCTGGCCATCTTTGGGCCGGCCTTGCTGATTGCCCTAATTCACCGATCTAAGTGGATCACCCGGGCATTCTCCGTCGTGGGGTTCCTGACCGTGGGTGCCCTTGCGCTTTCCTCCTACCCACTCATCGCTTTGCTCCGAGGCGAACTGCTGGCCGGTTCGGGACACGTATCCTTGCAGGACGCGCTCGCTTATCAGTTCTTCTCCCGATCCGGATCCGGAGCCCTCTGGGAACAGGGCTCGGGAAGGGCGCAACTAGTGGCCGGCTGGATGTACTACGACAAATACCTCATCGTGGCTGGCCTGGTCGCCGCAGTCATCGCCTTGTTCCGACAGCGCTCACGCTGGATTGCCACAGGATTAACGCTTTTTCTGCTCCCAATCGTACTGGGCACCGGATACCTGCCCACCATGTACGTCATCGCGGCCATCCCCTTGCTGGTGTTGGCCATCGCCGTCGCCGCAGACATCCTGTGGACCGCAGCCAGACGTGCCGGGCCGTCCGGATCTATGCTGCGCCGGACCGTCAGCTTGTTCACCGCAACGTCCATGGTCGGCGGGCTGCTGGTAATGGCCCTACCCCAATGGTTCGAACAAGATGCGACGCTGCTGGCAAGCCAGAACAACTCGGATTGGTACTCAGCTTTGGAATGGACCAAGACCAACGTGCCACGGAACGAGACCCTGTTGGCGCCGTATTCGATGTGGCAGGACCTCAGATCCAATGGGTGGAATGGCCCATGGGAAGTAGTCGCCTTGGAAAAAATGGACCTCGACAGCGCCGTCGCGGTGCATCACCCCCACGGTTGGCGGGAGATTCAATGGGTTATCGAAGGTCCCACCGTGAAGCCGAACATCAGATACTTGAACCTCACCAACGCTGGCTTGGCCCTCGACCATTCCACGATCGTCCAGTCTTTCGGCGCGTGGCATATCCGAAAGGTCGTCACGAACCAGGAAGCAGCACCGTTGCCAGGACCCGACGGGGCTCAGCCATGA
- a CDS encoding GtrA family protein, translating to MTRNSAQGLMRIRQRLCGRMPKFALIGAFGAGVNVAIMTVLVAWGVNYLIAALIATETTIVSNFLMQERFVFAGLGPLGRSKAIRFLHSFGFNNAETLARVPFLWLLVDKMGVVSPLAQLGTLSAAFIVRYTFHSRVVYAPTPAATDCTPSDTTAPREVAR from the coding sequence ATGACCCGGAATTCAGCCCAGGGGCTGATGCGCATCAGGCAAAGATTGTGCGGACGCATGCCAAAATTCGCCTTGATCGGAGCGTTCGGCGCCGGAGTAAACGTTGCCATCATGACTGTCCTGGTAGCTTGGGGGGTCAATTATTTAATCGCGGCTCTGATCGCCACGGAAACCACCATCGTGTCCAACTTTCTGATGCAGGAACGCTTCGTATTTGCTGGTCTGGGCCCGCTCGGGCGGTCGAAGGCAATTCGGTTCCTGCATTCATTCGGATTCAACAACGCTGAGACCTTGGCCCGGGTACCGTTTCTCTGGTTGCTCGTGGACAAAATGGGCGTCGTGAGTCCTTTGGCGCAGCTCGGAACCCTCTCTGCGGCCTTCATCGTGCGCTACACCTTCCATTCGCGAGTGGTTTATGCCCCAACTCCCGCGGCGACGGATTGCACACCCAGCGACACAACTGCGCCCCGAGAGGTTGCGCGTTAA
- a CDS encoding helix-turn-helix transcriptional regulator, whose amino-acid sequence MTHSEDVRKFLTSRRARITPDEAGLPVYGGNRRVTGLRREEVAMLAGMSIDYYIRLERGNLSGASDSVLEALGRALKLDDAETAHLFDLARAATASPRVRRKHSPQTVRPSVQRVIDAITAAPAWVRNDRGDVLAANELGRALYLDMMVEGPTPPNSARFTFLNPKAREFFADWERAADDIVAVLRSTAGKNPYDKDLTDLIGELSTRSEEFRTRWARHDVKYHRAGRKRLHHPIVGDLDLSFEALELPADPGLRINVYTADPGTPSEDALKVLASWAATQRDAAQVAVREKR is encoded by the coding sequence ATGACACACAGCGAGGACGTGCGGAAGTTCCTGACCTCCCGCCGGGCAAGGATCACGCCGGATGAGGCCGGGCTACCCGTCTACGGCGGCAACCGGCGCGTTACCGGACTGCGCCGCGAGGAAGTCGCGATGCTCGCCGGGATGAGCATCGACTACTACATACGCCTTGAGCGCGGAAACCTCTCCGGCGCCTCGGACAGTGTCCTCGAAGCCCTCGGGCGTGCGTTGAAGCTCGACGACGCCGAAACGGCCCACCTTTTCGACCTGGCCCGCGCCGCCACCGCCTCCCCCCGGGTGCGGCGCAAGCACAGCCCGCAGACAGTGCGGCCGAGCGTGCAACGTGTCATCGATGCGATCACGGCCGCACCCGCCTGGGTTCGCAACGACCGCGGGGATGTCCTCGCCGCCAACGAACTGGGCCGTGCCCTCTATCTGGACATGATGGTCGAGGGGCCCACTCCGCCGAACAGCGCGCGCTTCACCTTCCTGAACCCGAAAGCGCGGGAGTTCTTCGCCGACTGGGAACGCGCGGCGGATGACATCGTCGCTGTCCTGCGCTCCACAGCCGGGAAGAACCCGTACGACAAGGACCTCACGGACCTGATCGGTGAACTCTCCACCCGCAGCGAGGAGTTCCGCACGCGATGGGCCCGTCACGACGTGAAGTACCACCGCGCCGGCCGCAAGCGCCTCCACCACCCGATCGTCGGCGACCTGGACCTGAGCTTTGAAGCGCTGGAACTCCCCGCAGACCCGGGACTGCGCATCAACGTCTACACGGCAGACCCCGGGACCCCCTCCGAGGATGCCCTGAAAGTCCTCGCCAGCTGGGCCGCCACCCAGCGCGACGCCGCCCAAGTAGCGGTCAGGGAGAAAAGATGA
- a CDS encoding MFS transporter: MKPEPATASHPGAILAIILLSYFMILLDNSVIFTALPSLQADLRLSTGELSWVQDAYTLVFGGLLLLGARAGDLLGRRRVFVFGLVVFSIASLLIGVAPVGWWAIAGRAVQGIGAAIVAPASLSLLTASFPEGRERTRAVALYGATAGVGASLGLVIGGALAHWISWRAGFFVNVPIGAAMIALAPRFIPESGRARGRFDAFGALSATAGVGALVFGIINTADAGWNSLVTVTAVSAGVVLLVLFVLIERTAAQPIMPLRLFASRRRTGAYIARFLYLGAMIGFFFFTTQFLQEVLGFDPLQAGIGFLPMTAVNFAVAMSIPRLAGRLPGSVPLVAGIPVTLAGMFWLSRVGVDSAYLTGVALPMVLIGAGQGLAFAPLTSFGIIGAPASDAGAASGLVNTFHQVGTCLGLGIAVAAAATAPTAGSAVAHLAAQISAALTTGSILLLLALAVTAVLILPADLAARRTRTPREVAPAPQLETAR, translated from the coding sequence ATGAAACCTGAACCTGCAACAGCCTCACATCCGGGAGCGATCCTCGCGATCATCCTCCTCAGCTACTTCATGATCCTGCTGGACAACTCGGTCATCTTCACTGCCTTGCCGAGCCTGCAAGCGGATCTGCGGCTGAGCACCGGCGAGCTGTCCTGGGTGCAGGATGCCTACACGCTGGTCTTCGGCGGCCTGCTGCTCCTCGGAGCCCGGGCCGGAGACCTGCTCGGCCGCCGGCGGGTTTTCGTGTTCGGGCTGGTGGTGTTCTCGATCGCGTCGCTGCTGATCGGCGTCGCACCGGTTGGCTGGTGGGCGATCGCCGGCCGCGCCGTGCAGGGTATCGGGGCGGCGATCGTCGCGCCCGCCTCACTCTCCCTGCTTACCGCGAGCTTCCCGGAAGGCCGTGAGCGCACCCGGGCCGTCGCCTTGTACGGTGCCACCGCAGGGGTCGGTGCCAGCCTGGGGCTGGTCATCGGCGGGGCGCTGGCCCACTGGATCTCCTGGCGGGCCGGGTTCTTCGTCAACGTACCCATCGGCGCCGCGATGATCGCGCTTGCGCCGCGGTTCATCCCGGAATCAGGCCGGGCCCGCGGCCGCTTCGACGCATTCGGCGCGCTCAGCGCCACGGCGGGTGTCGGCGCTCTCGTGTTTGGCATCATCAACACCGCCGACGCCGGCTGGAACTCGCTGGTCACGGTCACAGCCGTCAGTGCCGGCGTCGTGCTCCTGGTCCTGTTCGTGCTGATCGAGCGCACGGCGGCCCAGCCGATCATGCCGCTGCGGCTGTTCGCGAGCCGCCGCCGCACCGGCGCCTATATCGCCCGCTTCCTGTACCTGGGCGCGATGATCGGGTTCTTCTTCTTCACCACCCAGTTCCTGCAGGAAGTGCTCGGCTTCGACCCCCTGCAGGCCGGCATCGGATTCCTGCCCATGACCGCAGTGAACTTCGCCGTCGCGATGAGCATCCCCCGGCTGGCGGGCAGGTTGCCGGGTTCCGTCCCGCTCGTGGCCGGCATCCCGGTCACCCTTGCCGGGATGTTCTGGCTCAGCCGGGTCGGTGTCGACTCCGCATACCTGACCGGGGTGGCCCTGCCGATGGTCCTCATCGGCGCGGGCCAGGGTCTCGCGTTTGCGCCCCTGACCTCCTTCGGCATCATCGGGGCCCCAGCGTCCGACGCCGGCGCGGCATCGGGCCTGGTGAACACCTTCCACCAGGTCGGCACCTGCCTCGGGCTTGGCATCGCGGTCGCGGCCGCAGCGACCGCCCCGACCGCGGGTTCCGCCGTCGCGCACCTGGCCGCCCAGATCAGCGCCGCCCTCACGACCGGCAGCATTCTCCTTCTCCTGGCCCTAGCCGTCACCGCCGTCCTCATCCTTCCCGCGGACTTGGCGGCCCGCCGCACCAGGACACCCCGGGAAGTCGCGCCGGCGCCGCAGCTCGAAACCGCCCGCTGA
- a CDS encoding aldo/keto reductase, translated as MELTLNNGVTMPALGLGVFQSAPEQTTAAVEAALATGYRHIDTAAAYGNEREVGEGIRRSGLDRTEVFIETKVWVSDYGYDRALHAWEKATGKLGVDYLDLLILHQPAPDRFEKTIAAYKALETLLAGGRVRAIGVSNFMPHHLEQLLDSTDVVPAVNQIELHPYFTQPAVQAADAEHGILTQAWSPIGGITFYPGWGGQERRNVMEDPAIATIARAYGKSPAQVMLRWHLQQGRSAIPKSTSPARIAENFDVFNFELSAAERAAIDALNTGNRNGPDPDEAREERFAMVIPEA; from the coding sequence ATGGAACTAACTCTCAATAACGGCGTCACAATGCCAGCCCTGGGCCTCGGCGTCTTCCAAAGCGCCCCGGAGCAAACGACGGCGGCCGTCGAGGCCGCGCTGGCCACCGGCTACCGGCACATCGACACTGCCGCCGCGTACGGCAACGAGCGGGAAGTCGGCGAAGGCATCCGCCGCTCGGGCCTGGACCGTACGGAGGTGTTCATCGAGACCAAAGTCTGGGTCAGTGACTACGGCTACGACCGGGCCCTGCATGCCTGGGAAAAAGCGACGGGCAAGCTCGGCGTCGACTACCTGGACCTGCTCATCCTGCACCAGCCCGCACCCGACCGGTTCGAAAAAACCATCGCCGCCTACAAGGCGCTGGAGACCCTGCTCGCCGGCGGGCGGGTGCGGGCGATCGGCGTAAGCAACTTCATGCCGCACCACCTGGAGCAGTTGCTCGACTCGACCGACGTCGTCCCGGCCGTGAACCAGATCGAACTTCACCCCTACTTCACCCAGCCCGCCGTCCAGGCAGCCGACGCCGAACACGGGATCCTCACCCAGGCCTGGTCGCCGATCGGCGGGATCACCTTCTACCCGGGATGGGGCGGCCAGGAGCGGCGGAACGTCATGGAAGACCCGGCAATCGCCACCATCGCGCGGGCCTACGGCAAGAGTCCGGCACAGGTCATGCTCCGCTGGCACTTGCAGCAGGGCCGCTCAGCCATCCCGAAATCGACCAGCCCGGCACGCATCGCCGAAAACTTCGACGTCTTTAACTTCGAACTTAGCGCCGCCGAACGCGCCGCCATCGACGCACTCAACACCGGCAACCGCAACGGACCGGACCCTGACGAAGCCCGCGAAGAGCGCTTCGCCATGGTCATCCCCGAAGCCTAG